Proteins encoded in a region of the Nostoc sp. UHCC 0926 genome:
- a CDS encoding HlyD family efflux transporter periplasmic adaptor subunit — MRKFQLLILVLCSISVCTACDIQKQNHTQETAVKPAPVTSIVALGRIEPEGEVIKLSVPNAQDSRVNKILVKEGDFVNANQVIAILQGIERREADLSNAQTDVRLKQAELAKTQQGDAKKGQLAMQRAAIASSKAQRIGEIKQKKAAIVSTEATLRDAQLTYQRRQVLASKGAISRADRDSAQRDLATAQATLAERKADLEQTEKTLQAEIAQERAKLAELQEVRPVDIEIAQAQLDKAKIAVNQRKADLEDAKVRVPVAGQILKINTRIGEQVNTSQGIVELAQTNQMYAIAEISETDINKVRMGQQAVISSEYGGLTGEIQGVVEQIALQIGKQTLQDAASSNDTGSPTTDQNARVIAVKVRITPKDSPKVAGLTNMQVRVKLDIATNNNAANTRTNTSE, encoded by the coding sequence ATGAGAAAATTTCAGCTATTAATACTTGTTCTATGTTCAATCAGTGTGTGTACTGCCTGCGATATTCAGAAGCAAAATCATACCCAAGAGACTGCTGTAAAACCTGCACCAGTAACATCTATTGTGGCCTTGGGGCGAATTGAACCAGAAGGCGAAGTTATTAAACTCTCAGTACCAAATGCCCAAGATAGCCGCGTCAACAAAATTCTAGTTAAAGAAGGCGACTTTGTAAATGCCAATCAGGTGATTGCAATTCTGCAAGGTATTGAGCGCAGAGAAGCAGATTTATCTAATGCACAGACAGATGTGCGGCTAAAACAGGCGGAACTTGCTAAAACACAGCAGGGAGATGCCAAAAAGGGACAACTAGCAATGCAAAGGGCAGCGATCGCCAGCTCAAAAGCCCAACGGATAGGTGAAATTAAGCAGAAAAAAGCAGCGATCGTCAGCACGGAAGCGACTCTCCGTGATGCCCAACTCACCTATCAACGACGACAAGTGTTGGCAAGTAAAGGTGCCATTTCTCGTGCTGACCGAGATTCAGCACAACGCGATTTGGCAACGGCCCAAGCTACTTTAGCTGAACGCAAAGCTGATTTGGAGCAAACCGAAAAAACCCTGCAAGCAGAAATAGCCCAAGAACGGGCAAAACTAGCAGAATTGCAGGAGGTGCGTCCAGTGGATATTGAAATTGCCCAGGCGCAACTGGATAAAGCTAAGATTGCCGTTAACCAGAGAAAAGCGGATTTAGAAGATGCAAAGGTACGAGTACCTGTAGCAGGACAAATTCTGAAAATTAATACGCGTATTGGAGAGCAAGTTAATACCAGTCAGGGCATTGTGGAACTGGCTCAAACTAACCAGATGTATGCGATCGCCGAGATTTCTGAAACTGATATTAACAAAGTCCGTATGGGACAACAAGCTGTGATATCCAGCGAATATGGCGGTTTAACAGGCGAGATTCAGGGCGTTGTCGAACAGATCGCTTTGCAAATTGGCAAGCAAACCCTTCAAGACGCTGCCAGCAGTAATGATACAGGTAGTCCCACAACCGATCAAAATGCACGGGTGATTGCGGTTAAAGTTCGTATTACTCCCAAAGATAGTCCTAAGGTCGCTGGACTAACTAACATGCAAGTTCGCGTCAAGCTTGATATTGCCACAAATAATAATGCAGCCAATACTCGAACAAATACCTCGGAATAA
- a CDS encoding non-ribosomal peptide synthetase — MEVYVFPLSSPQKRLWYQEIIQPGNIAYNIPIGLRFSGELNQEILEKVFQTIVNRHEILRTTFATENGEPMQLVHGEMVFHLEQRVIESSVGDIEEVIKEKLAAESRKPFDLVTGPLIRAILYKTQPQEHILFVNMHHIVSDGWSLGVFVQELTQLYTAYLQEEKISLPELPIQYGDYAEWQENWLQEDGIKKQLANWEKALADLPPAIDLLLDYSRPPQQTYNGAMVREHLPLALTNSLEELAKQEGATFFMAALAVYQVLLYRYSNQTDIIVGSAIANRRRSELDNLIGYFVNTLALRADLSGKPSFREFLGRISRTCLDAYANQDVPFDTLMEKLSAKRDPSRSPIFQTLFVLQNAPLGEIRLPGLKVNPIHLENGGAKFDLTLILEASTAGWLLTLEYNTDLFKEETARQILKHYQQLLAAVVSTPDVCINSFSLLTPRERQELLELSDASNSINCEETNLVELFAKSVVTYPNRIAVTASGKTLTYRELDQRSDRLANFLRRKGVCCEVRVGIYQERNEELIVSLLAVLKAGGTYVPLDPAYPAERIIDIVEDSNIALLLTEEALLSSIPPTEVQVVIVDKIEFSPDEEMEGCERIFPAQAAYIIYTSGSTGKPKGCIVTHGNVTRLMRSTEPWFEFNENDVWTLFHSYAFDFSVWEIWGALVYGGKLVVVPYLESRSPETFRALLLSEGVTILNQTPSAFRSLIRADREAEDKLNLRAVIFGGEALELQSLRPWMERYGDESPRLINMYGITETTVHVTYRPISLADIEQNRGSVIGEPIPDLSLYVLDEGLELTPIGVPGEIYVGGMGVSRGYLNRAKLTVQRFIPDPYSKKPGARLYCTGDIARRLPNGDLEYLRRGDEQVKVRGFRIELGEIEAALAGLPEVTEAVVVTHSENAEDKRLVAYIVVCGQPLDQSQLRAVLKERLPDYMIPAAFIFLDAMPLTAQGKINRKALPAPDWNHHSARRAIAPAQTPAEKIICQVWEQVLGINLVGVEDNFFELGGDSILALKVVTEIRRQGWELTPQDIFQQQTVKLLAQKVKMLHSQASSQEKAFGEAPLSPIQKWFFELEVPNPDHWNQSLLLEVNKSLKPEIVAAAVKVIAAHHDIFRLRFQKEEEIWRQFYTEDEAAFTFEVVEQVLDYKDEISRLQRSLDLRNGPLARVAWLNLGEECPPRLLIVLHHLIVDGISWRILTQDLAEAIAAIIQGKSPVLEKNTTSFKDWSEFLQSFAKSSAIQEQKQFWLNVLKDETARLPLDFPQAEAQNFESSVRTISRKLTKDQTNALLTKANKAYRTQPQELLLAAVSKTISNITKGRTIQIMMEGHGREEISQDLDISNTLGWFTTLYPLRLDLSSSADEGFFIKGVKEKIRSVPQRGIGYGILKYLQDEPIALNCSPEISFNYLGQVRDSGQNKLFRLLNEDSGLSHDPEGLRPQLIEVLSIIVDGELQVDWLYSANLHREETVSKWADDFQKNLLQILTHCNDSNIYTFTPSDFPLVRINQSFLDVSQVNFPDLEDIYPLSPLQEGMLFHTLYSPEDGVYFEQVTGKVAGDLDIRAFAHAWQVVVDRHPILRTAFVWENQDPPVQVVSTSVKFPIQPQDWRNLSAAQQENQFKQYLAGDRKNGFQLDKPPLMRFTIIQMDDASCQWVWSHHHILLDGWSIPLIFKEVLEVYKSKLQGVAHSLTSIPPYRNYIQWLASQDNQSSEQFWQEQFAGLASPTPISWKLEDTELIQDLPDYQEAELRLSDKEFTTLHQMVQNRHLTLNTLTQGAWALLLQKYGAGQDVVFGVTVSGRPPEITGVENMVGLFINTLPIRVALEPSLTVASWLEQIQQRHAQMREYEYSKLTDIRNAINFPQGEDLFESILVFENYPVDKSLKNQGKDIKIDDIKMYEKTNYPLTIGIIPGSDLLLKLNYQTKFLSAKVAKLMLQRLRKLLLELAENPEASLGEIQILSVQERHLAIAEWNDNSKDLGELRSAHQLFEDQADANPNALALVFGEDSITYGELENRANALAAILKSKGISHERIVGLYFEPSTKYIIALLAVLKAGGAFLPLDPAYPEERLKLILEDSQALVLTKDQDIPEFLQNYPILPLSEMEWSQNIPRLNLKTEKDHLAYVIYTSGSTGKPKGVLVTHAGIQNLVKQTTSAFGITADSRMYQFSSLNFDAAVWEIFMVLGTGATLYIKDKTERFLGPALWSALTAWKITHLSLPPSVLAAIKSEDLPDMQTLILGGEACSGNLLRRWGTQGRKVFNAYGPTEATVCTNVVDCSHLIGEPSIGHAISNVQMYLLDGNFEPVAEGVPGEIYISGIGLARGYLNKPSLTANAFIPHPFAKQPGTRLYRTGDMGVYDRQGNIRFLGRQDNRVKFHGHRIELGEIEAVLTRHEAVNSAVVLLREDAGRQRLVAYAQTSTAETTSKELIEYLTGILPKYMVPSAVVILQAWPLTLNGKLDRQALSALELPSPRREENSAISANETEEILRQIWNQTLGLEAVHPDDNFFELGGDSIISLQVTSRAREAGLDINPRDIFETQTLGRLAAVAKPLRQQVENVEPLTASIPLAPIQRWFFEQNLPHPHHWNQAVALNASEPLNIDALKVALKAVVAHHDILRSHFRKNQGVWEQSYFGSAAKPPLRIEYFSSHLPSCQQDVLEVVVEEEHRGLNLESPPLLRVLYAKNLKEYGNVLFLFGHHLVFDGVSWRILIEDLTLAYQQAVIGKPISLPAKTSSYRQWATSLQTLANSPEIAKDILFWQETLSSPSTSLPIDDFGSNTVDSLCAESTQITAVETQTLLKEATAIYHASVQEILLAALLDTLSQWNNSPHVLIDLEGHGREILANGLDLSRTVGWFTSLYPILLKKPSENPNRENMLKEMKRQMRAIPHHGQSFGFLRYLSQEKAIDETLTNTNKPQISFNYLGQIDSQQNSNNLFNLSNAPTGSGMFGKQKRPHLLAVNVRIQSECMYVDWTYSKNIHHPETIRRLAESYLHNLRAYLRDNIDFEELFYTTSDFHLVEMTESELDSLLADLEV, encoded by the coding sequence ATGGAAGTCTACGTTTTTCCTCTTTCTAGCCCTCAAAAAAGACTTTGGTATCAAGAGATAATTCAGCCTGGGAATATAGCTTATAATATCCCTATTGGATTGCGATTTTCTGGCGAACTAAACCAGGAGATTCTAGAGAAAGTTTTTCAAACAATAGTTAATCGCCATGAAATTTTGCGGACAACATTTGCCACAGAAAATGGCGAACCAATGCAATTAGTTCATGGCGAAATGGTATTTCATTTAGAACAGAGGGTTATTGAATCTTCTGTAGGAGATATAGAAGAAGTTATTAAAGAAAAATTAGCCGCAGAGTCTCGCAAACCTTTTGATTTGGTGACAGGCCCTCTAATTCGAGCCATATTGTACAAAACTCAACCACAAGAGCATATTTTGTTTGTAAATATGCATCATATTGTTAGTGATGGTTGGTCTTTAGGGGTTTTTGTTCAGGAACTCACCCAACTTTACACTGCATACCTTCAAGAAGAAAAAATATCTTTACCAGAGTTACCAATTCAATACGGTGATTATGCTGAATGGCAAGAAAATTGGCTGCAAGAAGATGGAATAAAAAAACAACTTGCTAATTGGGAAAAAGCCCTTGCAGATTTACCTCCAGCTATTGATTTACTTTTAGATTACTCGCGTCCGCCGCAACAAACTTATAATGGGGCGATGGTGCGCGAACATCTACCTTTAGCACTTACTAATTCTTTAGAAGAATTAGCAAAGCAAGAAGGTGCTACTTTTTTCATGGCAGCATTGGCTGTTTATCAAGTCTTACTGTATCGTTATTCCAATCAAACTGATATTATCGTTGGCAGCGCGATCGCTAATCGCCGACGAAGCGAACTAGATAACCTCATTGGTTATTTTGTCAACACTCTTGCCCTACGTGCTGACCTCTCTGGAAAACCTTCTTTCCGCGAGTTCTTAGGGCGAATTTCCCGAACTTGTCTTGATGCTTACGCCAATCAGGATGTGCCTTTTGATACCCTGATGGAGAAATTATCAGCAAAACGTGACCCCAGTCGTTCGCCAATTTTTCAAACTTTATTTGTGCTGCAAAATGCACCTTTGGGTGAAATTCGCTTACCGGGACTCAAGGTCAATCCTATACATCTGGAAAATGGCGGGGCAAAATTTGACCTTACTCTCATCCTGGAAGCTTCCACCGCAGGTTGGCTGCTAACGCTAGAATACAATACCGACCTTTTTAAAGAAGAGACGGCACGTCAAATATTAAAACATTATCAGCAATTGCTTGCCGCCGTTGTCAGTACCCCTGATGTCTGCATTAATTCCTTTTCCTTGTTAACCCCAAGGGAACGTCAGGAACTTTTAGAGTTGAGTGATGCATCCAACTCCATCAACTGCGAAGAAACAAATTTAGTTGAGTTGTTTGCCAAGAGTGTCGTCACCTATCCCAACAGAATCGCCGTCACAGCATCAGGAAAAACATTAACTTATCGAGAATTAGATCAACGCTCTGACAGGTTGGCAAATTTTCTGCGTCGCAAAGGTGTTTGTTGCGAAGTCCGAGTAGGTATTTACCAAGAGCGTAACGAGGAGTTAATTGTCTCTCTACTCGCTGTCTTAAAGGCAGGCGGAACTTATGTACCCCTTGACCCTGCTTATCCAGCAGAGCGAATTATTGATATTGTAGAAGACAGTAATATTGCTCTGTTGCTGACAGAAGAAGCTTTGCTTTCATCTATTCCCCCAACAGAGGTCCAAGTGGTGATTGTTGACAAGATTGAGTTTTCACCAGATGAAGAGATGGAAGGATGCGAACGCATATTTCCTGCTCAAGCAGCTTATATTATTTATACTAGTGGCTCTACGGGAAAACCGAAAGGTTGTATTGTGACTCACGGCAACGTTACTCGACTCATGCGGAGTACAGAACCTTGGTTTGAATTTAACGAAAACGATGTCTGGACGCTGTTCCACTCCTACGCTTTCGATTTTTCTGTATGGGAAATTTGGGGCGCTTTGGTTTATGGTGGAAAATTGGTGGTGGTTCCTTACTTGGAAAGTCGTTCTCCTGAGACTTTTCGGGCTTTACTGTTGAGCGAGGGTGTAACTATTCTCAATCAAACTCCTTCTGCTTTCCGCTCGTTAATTCGCGCTGACAGGGAAGCTGAGGATAAACTCAATTTGCGGGCGGTGATTTTCGGTGGCGAAGCTTTGGAATTACAAAGCTTGCGCCCTTGGATGGAGCGCTACGGCGACGAAAGCCCGCGTCTAATTAATATGTACGGGATCACCGAAACTACCGTCCATGTAACTTACCGCCCCATTTCCTTGGCGGATATCGAACAAAATCGCGGTAGTGTCATTGGTGAACCTATCCCAGATTTATCGCTCTACGTCCTGGATGAGGGATTGGAACTGACACCGATTGGCGTTCCAGGGGAAATTTATGTTGGTGGGATGGGTGTATCCAGAGGATATCTCAACCGAGCCAAATTAACTGTGCAAAGATTTATACCTGATCCCTACAGCAAAAAACCGGGAGCTAGGTTATATTGCACGGGGGATATCGCCCGACGTTTACCCAATGGGGATTTAGAGTATCTCAGACGCGGGGACGAACAGGTGAAAGTACGTGGTTTCCGTATTGAACTTGGTGAAATTGAAGCCGCGTTAGCTGGACTACCGGAAGTTACAGAAGCGGTGGTTGTAACCCACTCGGAAAACGCCGAAGACAAGCGTCTGGTTGCTTATATTGTTGTTTGTGGCCAGCCGCTAGATCAAAGTCAATTGCGTGCTGTTTTGAAAGAGCGTTTACCCGACTATATGATTCCGGCAGCGTTTATATTCCTAGATGCTATGCCTCTTACTGCTCAAGGTAAGATTAACCGCAAAGCATTACCTGCACCTGATTGGAATCATCATAGCGCCAGACGCGCGATCGCACCTGCTCAAACACCTGCTGAAAAGATAATTTGTCAGGTTTGGGAGCAAGTTTTAGGAATTAATCTTGTCGGTGTAGAAGATAATTTTTTTGAGCTTGGCGGTGATTCGATTTTGGCTTTGAAAGTAGTCACTGAAATACGCCGTCAAGGTTGGGAATTAACGCCACAAGACATCTTTCAACAACAGACAGTCAAACTACTTGCCCAAAAAGTAAAAATGCTGCATTCGCAAGCAAGTAGTCAAGAGAAAGCTTTTGGTGAAGCGCCTCTAAGTCCGATCCAAAAATGGTTTTTTGAACTTGAAGTGCCAAATCCTGATCATTGGAATCAAAGTTTATTGTTGGAAGTCAACAAATCTCTGAAACCAGAGATCGTCGCGGCAGCGGTGAAAGTGATTGCAGCCCATCACGATATATTTAGACTGCGTTTTCAAAAGGAAGAAGAAATTTGGCGGCAATTTTATACTGAAGACGAAGCGGCTTTTACTTTTGAAGTTGTAGAGCAAGTTTTGGACTACAAAGATGAGATTTCGCGTTTGCAGCGATCGCTTGATTTACGTAACGGGCCTCTAGCTCGTGTAGCATGGTTAAATCTGGGAGAAGAATGTCCGCCAAGACTTTTGATTGTTTTACATCACCTGATTGTTGATGGTATTTCTTGGCGCATTCTTACCCAAGACTTAGCAGAGGCAATTGCTGCAATCATTCAAGGTAAATCTCCTGTTTTAGAAAAAAATACAACATCTTTCAAAGATTGGAGTGAGTTTTTACAATCTTTTGCCAAATCTTCAGCTATTCAGGAACAAAAACAGTTTTGGCTGAATGTTCTCAAAGATGAAACGGCTCGATTACCTCTTGATTTTCCCCAAGCTGAGGCGCAAAACTTCGAGTCTTCTGTGAGAACTATCTCGCGGAAATTAACTAAAGATCAAACAAACGCCCTACTCACCAAAGCAAACAAAGCTTACCGCACCCAACCTCAAGAATTGCTGCTAGCTGCCGTTAGTAAAACTATCAGCAATATAACCAAAGGTCGCACCATCCAAATTATGATGGAAGGGCATGGGAGAGAAGAAATATCCCAAGATTTGGATATCAGTAATACCCTTGGTTGGTTTACAACACTTTATCCTTTGCGTCTTGACTTGTCATCAAGCGCCGATGAGGGATTTTTCATTAAAGGCGTTAAAGAAAAAATTCGTTCTGTTCCGCAACGGGGTATTGGTTATGGTATTTTAAAATACCTACAAGACGAACCAATTGCTCTTAACTGTAGCCCTGAAATTAGCTTTAACTATCTCGGTCAAGTGCGAGATAGTGGACAAAACAAATTATTTCGCTTGCTAAATGAAGATTCTGGACTTTCACACGACCCAGAAGGGTTGCGTCCTCAATTGATTGAGGTTCTCAGTATCATTGTTGACGGGGAATTGCAGGTTGATTGGTTGTACAGCGCTAATTTACATCGAGAAGAAACAGTTTCTAAATGGGCTGATGATTTTCAGAAAAACTTGCTGCAAATACTCACACATTGCAACGATTCAAATATTTATACATTCACACCTTCAGACTTTCCCTTAGTTCGGATAAATCAATCTTTTTTGGATGTTTCGCAAGTCAATTTTCCCGACTTGGAAGATATTTATCCACTTTCCCCGTTGCAAGAAGGGATGCTATTTCATACACTGTACTCTCCAGAAGATGGTGTGTATTTTGAGCAAGTAACTGGTAAAGTTGCAGGTGATTTAGATATCCGTGCTTTTGCTCATGCTTGGCAAGTTGTTGTAGACCGACACCCGATTCTCCGCACTGCATTTGTTTGGGAAAACCAAGATCCCCCTGTGCAAGTTGTCAGCACTTCTGTCAAATTCCCCATCCAGCCACAAGACTGGCGCAATTTATCCGCCGCACAGCAAGAAAATCAATTCAAACAATATCTTGCTGGAGATAGAAAGAATGGATTTCAACTGGATAAACCACCTTTGATGCGCTTTACAATTATCCAGATGGATGATGCTAGCTGTCAATGGGTTTGGAGTCATCACCATATACTCCTTGATGGCTGGTCGATTCCACTCATTTTTAAAGAGGTGCTTGAGGTTTACAAATCGAAACTCCAGGGTGTTGCCCACTCTTTAACTTCAATTCCACCTTACCGCAACTATATTCAATGGCTGGCATCGCAGGATAATCAATCATCTGAGCAATTTTGGCAAGAACAGTTCGCAGGTTTAGCAAGTCCGACTCCGATATCCTGGAAACTAGAGGATACTGAACTTATCCAAGATTTGCCTGATTATCAAGAAGCTGAACTACGTCTGAGTGATAAAGAATTCACCACCTTGCATCAGATGGTGCAAAACCGTCACCTGACGCTCAATACTTTGACTCAAGGCGCTTGGGCGCTGCTTTTGCAAAAATATGGCGCGGGACAAGACGTGGTTTTTGGTGTAACTGTTTCCGGGCGACCCCCGGAAATTACGGGAGTGGAGAACATGGTTGGGTTGTTTATCAACACCCTCCCCATACGCGTTGCCTTAGAACCTTCGCTAACTGTAGCCTCCTGGCTAGAACAAATTCAACAGCGTCACGCTCAAATGCGGGAATATGAGTATAGCAAGCTAACAGACATCCGCAATGCGATTAATTTCCCTCAAGGCGAGGATTTGTTTGAAAGTATACTTGTATTCGAGAATTATCCTGTTGACAAATCTTTAAAAAATCAGGGCAAGGATATCAAAATTGATGATATCAAAATGTATGAAAAAACCAATTATCCGCTCACCATCGGTATTATTCCGGGTAGCGATCTGCTGCTGAAATTAAATTACCAGACAAAATTTTTGTCTGCCAAAGTAGCAAAACTTATGCTGCAACGACTGCGGAAACTGCTGCTGGAACTTGCTGAAAATCCAGAGGCTTCTCTGGGTGAAATTCAGATTTTATCTGTACAAGAACGCCACTTAGCGATCGCTGAATGGAACGACAACAGCAAAGATTTGGGAGAATTACGCTCTGCTCACCAGCTTTTTGAAGACCAGGCGGATGCAAATCCCAATGCTCTAGCACTCGTGTTTGGTGAAGATTCTATCACCTATGGCGAATTAGAGAACCGGGCAAATGCTCTGGCTGCAATTTTGAAGTCAAAAGGTATCAGCCATGAAAGGATTGTGGGCTTATATTTTGAACCTTCAACCAAATATATCATCGCGCTTTTAGCTGTATTGAAAGCTGGCGGGGCATTTCTGCCACTCGATCCCGCATACCCTGAAGAACGCCTCAAGCTAATTTTGGAGGATAGCCAAGCCCTGGTTCTGACAAAAGATCAAGATATCCCCGAATTCCTGCAAAATTATCCAATTCTTCCACTTTCAGAAATGGAGTGGAGCCAAAACATTCCTCGTCTCAACCTCAAGACTGAAAAAGATCATCTCGCCTACGTTATCTACACCTCTGGTTCTACAGGAAAACCCAAAGGTGTTTTAGTTACCCATGCAGGCATTCAAAATCTTGTCAAACAGACAACTTCGGCTTTTGGTATCACAGCAGACAGTCGCATGTACCAATTTTCTTCTCTGAATTTTGATGCTGCGGTTTGGGAGATTTTTATGGTGCTGGGAACTGGAGCCACTTTATATATTAAGGACAAGACGGAGCGTTTTCTTGGCCCAGCCCTGTGGTCAGCTTTAACCGCCTGGAAAATCACCCATTTATCTCTGCCCCCATCTGTCCTCGCTGCTATCAAGTCGGAAGATTTACCAGATATGCAAACCTTGATTCTGGGTGGAGAAGCATGTTCTGGAAACCTGCTGCGACGTTGGGGAACTCAGGGGCGAAAAGTCTTTAACGCCTACGGGCCGACAGAAGCGACTGTCTGCACAAACGTGGTGGACTGTTCCCATTTGATTGGAGAACCTAGTATTGGCCACGCTATATCGAATGTCCAAATGTACCTGCTAGATGGGAATTTTGAACCTGTGGCAGAGGGTGTCCCAGGAGAAATATACATTAGTGGCATTGGTTTGGCGCGGGGCTATTTAAATAAACCCAGTTTGACGGCAAACGCTTTTATCCCCCATCCATTCGCCAAACAGCCAGGAACGCGGCTTTACCGCACTGGAGATATGGGGGTTTACGATCGCCAAGGAAACATTCGCTTTCTTGGACGCCAAGACAATCGGGTGAAATTCCACGGACATCGGATCGAACTAGGGGAAATTGAAGCCGTTTTGACAAGGCACGAGGCAGTAAATAGCGCTGTGGTGCTGTTGCGGGAAGATGCCGGACGACAACGATTGGTGGCATACGCCCAGACTTCAACCGCAGAAACAACTTCTAAAGAGTTAATTGAATATTTAACCGGGATTTTACCGAAATACATGGTGCCAAGTGCGGTAGTTATTCTCCAGGCATGGCCTCTCACCCTCAACGGCAAACTCGATCGCCAAGCCCTGTCTGCACTGGAATTACCAAGCCCTCGACGAGAGGAAAACTCAGCAATATCGGCAAATGAAACCGAAGAGATATTACGTCAAATTTGGAACCAAACACTGGGGTTAGAAGCAGTTCATCCTGATGATAATTTCTTCGAGTTGGGCGGCGATTCAATCATTAGTTTGCAAGTCACCTCCCGCGCCCGTGAAGCTGGATTGGACATTAATCCTAGAGACATTTTTGAAACCCAAACCCTGGGAAGACTGGCGGCTGTTGCCAAACCTTTACGCCAGCAAGTTGAAAATGTCGAGCCGTTAACCGCTAGCATTCCCCTTGCCCCGATTCAGCGTTGGTTCTTTGAACAAAACTTGCCCCACCCACACCACTGGAACCAAGCAGTAGCCTTGAATGCCAGCGAACCTCTGAATATTGATGCCCTTAAGGTTGCTTTGAAAGCTGTGGTTGCCCATCACGATATTTTGCGATCGCATTTCCGCAAAAACCAGGGCGTTTGGGAACAATCTTACTTTGGCTCTGCGGCAAAACCTCCATTACGCATCGAATATTTTAGCAGCCATCTGCCTTCTTGCCAACAAGATGTTCTAGAAGTTGTTGTCGAAGAAGAACATAGAGGTTTGAATTTAGAAAGTCCTCCCCTACTACGAGTTCTCTATGCCAAAAACCTAAAAGAGTATGGCAACGTCTTGTTTTTGTTTGGACATCACCTTGTATTTGATGGAGTCTCCTGGCGCATCCTGATTGAGGACTTAACCCTAGCTTACCAACAAGCTGTAATAGGCAAACCTATTTCCTTACCCGCGAAAACTTCCTCTTACAGGCAGTGGGCAACATCTCTGCAAACCCTGGCAAATTCTCCAGAAATCGCCAAAGATATTTTATTTTGGCAAGAAACACTCTCAAGTCCTAGCACTTCATTACCTATCGATGATTTTGGTAGTAACACAGTAGACAGCTTATGTGCGGAATCTACCCAAATAACAGCAGTCGAAACCCAGACTCTACTCAAAGAAGCAACTGCAATTTATCACGCCAGTGTACAAGAAATACTCCTAGCCGCACTACTCGATACGCTGAGTCAATGGAACAATTCACCCCATGTACTGATTGATTTGGAAGGACACGGACGAGAGATACTTGCAAACGGGCTTGATTTATCAAGAACCGTGGGTTGGTTTACCTCGCTCTACCCCATTCTTCTGAAGAAACCCAGCGAAAATCCCAACCGGGAAAACATGCTCAAGGAAATGAAAAGACAAATGCGAGCTATTCCCCATCACGGACAAAGCTTTGGCTTCCTACGTTATCTTAGTCAGGAGAAAGCTATCGACGAAACACTGACAAATACTAACAAACCGCAGATTAGTTTTAATTATCTGGGGCAAATCGATAGCCAGCAAAATAGTAACAATCTTTTCAACCTCAGCAATGCTCCTACAGGTTCGGGAATGTTTGGCAAACAAAAACGTCCCCACCTTTTAGCTGTTAACGTTCGCATTCAAAGCGAATGTATGTATGTTGACTGGACATACAGCAAGAATATTCATCACCCTGAAACCATACGTCGCCTTGCAGAAAGCTATCTGCACAACCTCCGCGCTTACCTAAGAGATAATATTGATTTTGAGGAATTATTTTATACTACTAGTGACTTTCATCTGGTTGAGATGACAGAGAGCGAACTTGATTCTCTCTTAGCAGATTTGGAAGTATAA
- a CDS encoding chlorinating enzyme has protein sequence MQNVTNTIQIDKEVDLFEKNGFIGPFKIYEPEQAKEILKEVRAKSLDKSKALYDNHVNYDRHFDISTLSQHIAHPEIVRRLQAIIGRDIVCWRTEFFPKYPGSKGTEWHQVETFKYTTGNDQLVPTKQDENTPMELTVWIALTDATKENGCLKFMPGSHKEWYFDESKTPKTGRNEIYDPIASESTFFGYNYSEFKVDPNWEPDESKALAMEMKPGEAVIFTARCMHGSYPNTTKRSTRFGMNSRYVPTHVMVYPNQTDFIEHGGHFDLSNYGCVLVSGVDKYNHNRFRTENNLGEKFPVPM, from the coding sequence ATGCAGAATGTAACGAACACTATCCAAATCGATAAAGAAGTAGATTTATTTGAAAAAAATGGTTTTATCGGCCCTTTTAAAATATATGAGCCTGAGCAAGCAAAAGAAATTTTGAAAGAAGTGCGTGCCAAAAGTTTAGACAAAAGTAAAGCTTTATATGATAACCATGTCAACTATGACAGGCACTTCGATATATCAACACTGAGCCAACACATTGCCCATCCAGAAATTGTCCGAAGACTACAGGCGATTATTGGCCGAGATATTGTTTGTTGGCGTACAGAGTTTTTCCCTAAATACCCAGGCAGCAAAGGTACAGAGTGGCATCAGGTTGAAACTTTTAAATACACCACAGGTAACGACCAACTTGTACCCACCAAACAAGATGAAAATACTCCTATGGAACTGACTGTTTGGATTGCCCTGACTGACGCTACCAAAGAAAATGGTTGTCTAAAATTTATGCCTGGTTCCCACAAAGAATGGTACTTTGATGAGTCTAAAACTCCCAAAACAGGTCGAAATGAAATATATGACCCAATCGCATCAGAATCAACCTTTTTTGGATATAACTATTCAGAATTCAAAGTCGATCCAAATTGGGAACCAGATGAATCTAAAGCTTTGGCAATGGAAATGAAACCTGGAGAAGCAGTGATTTTCACAGCCCGTTGTATGCATGGTTCATATCCAAATACAACCAAACGCTCAACCAGATTTGGCATGAACTCAAGATATGTCCCTACACATGTGATGGTCTATCCCAACCAAACTGATTTCATCGAACATGGTGGACATTTCGACTTGTCAAACTATGGGTGTGTCTTAGTCTCTGGAGTTGACAAATACAACCACAATCGGTTTAGAACTGAAAACAATTTAGGCGAGAAGTTTCCAGTACCTATGTAA